From Perognathus longimembris pacificus isolate PPM17 chromosome 4, ASM2315922v1, whole genome shotgun sequence, one genomic window encodes:
- the Ramp1 gene encoding receptor activity-modifying protein 1, translating into MAGDLRGLLRRGLWLLLLAPHLLLASASQETDYGTLIHQQCLSRFKENMEAVGRTLWCDWGKTIGSYGDLTDCTRTVADKLGRFWPNAEVDKFFIAIHQRYFSSCPVSGRIVRDPPNTVLCPFIVVPVTVTLLMTMIVVWRSKRTESMV; encoded by the exons ATGGCCGGGGACCTGCGCGGGCTCCTGCGCCGGGGCCTCTGGCTGCTGCTCCTGG ccccccacctcctcctggcCAGCGCCTCCCAGGAGACTGACTATGGCACCCTCATCCATCAGCAGTGCCTGAGCCGCTTCAAGGAGAACATGGAGGCTGTCGGGAGGACTCTGTGGTGTGACTGGGGGAAGACCATCGG GAGCTACGGGGACCTCACCGACTGCACCAGGACCGTGGCGGACAAACTGGGGCGCTTCTGGCCCAACGCAGAAGTGGACAAGTTTTTCATCGCCATCCACCAGCGCTACTTCAGCAGCTGTCCCGTCTCGGGCAGGATCGTCCGGGACCCCCCCAACACCGTCCTCTGCCCCTTCATCGTGGTCCCCGTCACCGTGACCCTGCTCATGACCATGATCGTGGTCTGGAGGAGCAAGCGCACCGAGAGCATGGTGTAG